The Daucus carota subsp. sativus chromosome 2, DH1 v3.0, whole genome shotgun sequence genome includes a window with the following:
- the LOC108208374 gene encoding transcription factor MYC1: protein MEDIISSSSSSIFPCHGSPSPTIQERLQFILQNRPEWWTYYIFWQTSNHNATDDRLVLSWGDGQFRGSNTSNFGFESERGKVIRGIQSLFADSRTSGGDRVFVDSEFPSCEWFFMVSVTRSFVVGDDNIVSRTFGSGSYEWLVGDEELQFNACERAKEAYLHGVKTLACIPTSCGIIELGSSNVIRQDWGLVHLAQSVFGPDNKNMITCPPNSSTHQNPNRGLSFLDMNAGFPREHIKSTNSNEEEENVGKKLKIAQSSPELGNSESESLLDSHQTTLMNLRSSNKRLRRTTTSSGREVAQTHVEAERLRREKLNHRFYALRSVVPNVSRMDKASLLGDAVTYINELKSKVEELDGKLREEVRRSRYITDAFYNDPSLIQSISTTSHASGARSLLLSCGRIQMEVDIKILGSRAMIHVQSPDINYPWARLMDALRILEFRVHHASVSSVKDLILQDVVIKVPDGITDEEGLKSAILGTLQI, encoded by the coding sequence ATGGAAGACATAATTTCCTCTTCTTCGTCATCAATATTCCCTTGTCATGGCAGTCCATCACCCACAATTCAAGAGCGGCTACAATTCATTCTCCAAAACCGGCCTGAGTGGTGGACGTACTACATCTTTTGGCAAACCTCAAACCACAATGCCACTGATGACCGCCTTGTGTTGTCATGGGGTGATGGCCAATTCCGGGGTTCTAATACTAGTAATTTCGGATTTGAGTCCGAGAGGGGAAAGGTTATCAGAGGGATTCAATCTCTCTTCGCTGACTCCAGAACAAGCGGAGGTGATCGTGTTTTTGTGGACAGTGAGTTTCCAAGTTGCGAGTGGTTTTTTATGGTGTCGGTGACAAGGTCATTTGTGGTTGGAGATGATAACATTGTTAGCCGTACATTCGGTTCTGGTTCGTACGAATGGTTGGTGGGTGACGAGGAGCTTCAGTTCAATGCATGTGAAAGAGCCAAAGAAGCTTATCTTCATGGAGTCAAAACACTAGCTTGTATTCCCACTTCTTGTGGGATAATTGAGCTAGGTTCCTCAAATGTTATCAGACAGGACTGGGGTCTGGTCCACCTAGCCCAGTCTGTCTTCGGCCCTGACAATAAAAACATGATCACTTGTCCACCGAATTCCAGTACTCATCAAAATCCCAACCGAGGTCTATCTTTTTTGGATATGAATGCTGGATTTCCAAGAGAACATATAAAGAGTACTAACTCGAATGAGGAGGAAGAAAACGTtggaaaaaaactaaaaatcgcGCAATCATCTCCAGAATTAGGCAATTCTGAATCCGAAAGCCTTCTTGATAGCCACCAGACGACATTGATGAATCTGAGGTCTTCTAACAAGAGATTAAGAAGGACAACAACATCTTCAGGGAGAGAAGTGGCACAAACCCATGTGGAAGCCGAGAGACTGCGCAGGGAAAAGCTCAACCACCGATTCTATGCTCTTCGGAGCGTGGTTCCGAACGTGTCAAGAATGGACAAAGCATCTTTACTAGGAGATGCAGTCACATACATCAACGAACTCAAGTCAAAAGTGGAAGAATTAGATGGAAAGCTCCGCGAAGAGGTGAGAAGATCAAGATATATTACAGATGCATTTTATAATGATCCCAGTCTCATTCAAAGCATTTCAACTACAAGTCATGCATCTGGTGCAAGATCCTTACTCTTGAGTTGCGGAAGGATTCAGATGGAAGTCGACATCAAGATTCTCGGGTCACGGGCTATGATACATGTCCAGAGTCCTGATATAAACTACCCTTGGGCGAGATTAATGGATGCACTGAGAATTCTAGAGTTCCGAGTTCATCATGCGAGTGTGTCCAGTGTTAAAGACCTCATTCTTCAAGATGTTGTGATTAAGGTTCCGGATGGTATAACAGATGAAGAAGGTTTGAAATCTGCAATACTAGGAACTCTGCAGATTTga